ATGGATATGAGTTTTGCTAACCAAGCTATGGCTTGTGAATATTTAGTAAAAAATCAAGGTATTTTAAACCCCGGTTTACATTCTATTCCTAGAGAAGTTGATCAGGAAATTGCTCGACTCAAGTTACAAGCTATGGGAATCGAAATCGATACTTTGACTTCTGCCCAATCAGAATATCTCAATTCTTGGACTGTGGGAACTTAAGCAGGGTGTTTTCATTCTGAAATTTTTAGTTGAGGCAAAGTAATAAGTAAGAAGCAAAAAAGACTCCCCTCTCCTGTGGGAGCAGGGCGTTTTCATTCTCAAAAATGTTAGTTTCTCAAACTAGCCAATAATCTGAAATTCAGAGGTTTTTAACTACTAATAAATCAATTAATAGTAAAAAATCCTCCTGTCTCCCTGAATCTCCCCCCTTTTTAAGGGGGGTTGGGGGGGATCATCCTTATATTGTCTTCTTGTCAAAAACAAATCAATTTTGATCCTGACTTTGAAAACACCCTGCTGTGGGAGAGGGGTTGGAGGTGAGGGTAAAGAATTTTGATGCCGACTTTGAAAATACCCTGCTTAAAAAAGGGGGGGGATTTGAGAATGAAAAACATTGCTTTTGTTGCGTTTCGTACCTCAACCCAACCTACTTTTCTTTTGAGTTGATACCAATAAAAATTTATTATTATGAAAAAGTTTTTTCAAGGTTTAAGTATTTTTGTATTATTGCTATCGTTGACAATTTTCCCAGCAACGGCGGAGGGCGCTAGTTCCAGCGCCGTTACTTCTACCTTTGAAAGTCAGAGTATGAAGGGGGAAGATTTTACTAATCAAAATCTACAATTAGCTGAGTTTACTAAGGTTAATTTGGAGGGCGCTGATTTTAGTAATAGTGATTTGAGGGGCGCTGTTTTTAATGGCGTTAATGCTGAAAATGCTATATTTTCTGGTGCTAATCTTTCTGACGGTTTAATTTACGTTACCAGTTTTGATCGTGCTGACTTATCCAATGCTATTTTTAGAGATGCCATCATGATGCGCTCCACTTTTAAAGATGCTACGGTGACGGGCGCTGATTTTACTTTTGCTGTTTTAGATAAGCAACAAGTAAATAACTTGTGTGAAAATGCTTCTGGAATAAATCCAATTACTCAAGTAAGTACGAGACAATCTCTTGGTTGTCCTTAATCCGTAGGGGTTGAAAAATGTTCAACCCTTAAACCACCTGAAACTTTTTTAAAATGAACCTCTATAAATACGCTCGGCTTGAAGATCAGAAATACGATTAGAACGAGGATAATTAACTGTAGAATCGCTAGTATTATGATTAGAAGAAGGAGACGCTAACGTGCTTCTAACGCTTCGTTTTTGATTCATATTGTGATAATTAACAGGTTTTAAATCATAAACAAACTCTGGAGGCGCATTTCTGGTTTCCAAGTCCACAAAATCATGACTTTCAGGATCATAAGCAAATACATCTCCCGATTCAATATTATAAATCCAAGCATGAAGAGCTAATTTACCTTGATATAACTTACTTCTTACTACAGGATAAGTTGCCAAATTTTCTAACTGAGTTAGGACATTTTCAGCAATGGTGATAGGCAATAACTCCTCATCGGGGGTATCAGCATAATTATCTCTAATTAAGCGCCGAGTTGCTTCAGCCTGTTTCAACCATTCATAAACTAAGGGCATTTGATCTTCTAATTTAGACATTTTCAATAAACCCTTCATCGCCCCACAGTGGGAATGTCCACACACGATAACATGTTCAATGCCTAAAGCTGTGATAGCGTATTCCAAAGAAGCGCCCTCCCCCCCATTCGTAGCACCATAGGGAGGAATAATATTACCAGCATTACGAATAACAAATAAATCACCCACATTAGCTTGAGTGATTAAATTAGGATCAATACGAGAATCAGAACAAGTAATGAATAAAATGCGGGGATGTTGCCCTTGGGATAACTTTTCAAATAAATCTCGATGACTTTCAAAATATCCTGCATGGAAGCGATGCAGTCCTTCAATTAATTTTTTCATGATTGCCGTTATTGATCCAGTTTTCTACTCTTCAACAGTTGATTATATAGTAGGTTGGCTCACTTACTCTTCCAAAAACTTGTCCTCAGCATTAACCTGCACGGGCCAATCCTCATTTTGTCCCCCGATGGTTAACTGACGCAGATTAAGATAATCTTTCGATAACTGCTTGAGGGTGTTAATTAATACATCAAGGGCAATAAGATCGCTAGTACCAAGATCAAACCAACAGCGCCCCGTGCGCTGTTGAAACTCAAACTCTCCCATATTGTGCATTAAAGCCATAATAGACTGATCCCAGCGCCCTTCATCGTAGTTCATATAACTAACTTCCACCCCAGTTTCTTGCACCTGTAGATTTTCTCCATTAAAACCGCCTAATTTACCCAGATAAAACCAAGAATTAAATAACTCTTCAACGTATTGTTTTTCCATCTGAGAAGGCACATCCTCAAACTCGATCCAAATCCACACATCAAAGGGATTAAACTCCCGAAATACTACTTCCATAATAAATAATGAATAATGAATAATGAATAATGAATAATGAATAATTCATTATCTTCCCGTCTCCCCTTCTTCCCCTTCTTCCCTTTCCTCCCTTTCTCCCCTTTCCTCCCTTTTTCCCCGTCTCTCCAAAAAGAGGTAAAATTAACCAAGTTGATCGAAAATCGAGAACATCGGTAAATACATAGATAACAAGATAGTACCTACCATTCCCGCAATGCCAACCATCATCAAAGGCTCGATGACGCTAGTTAAAGCCTTGATTGCTTGTTCTACCTCATCTTCATAGAAATCTGCTACTTTCATCATCATGGCATCCAATTCCCCAGTTTCTTCCCCAATGCTCATCATTTGAATCGCCATAGGGGGAAAAACTTTTTTCTCCTCAATGGCTAAACTTAGCATTCCTCCTTCTAAAACTGATCTCTTCGCAGCGCCCACCGCCCCAGCAATCACCTTATTACCAATAGTTTCTTCCACAATCTCCAAACATTGTAAAATAGGCACACCAGAACGAGTCAGAGTTCCAAAAACACGACAAAATCGTGCTACGGCACTTTTTTGGTTTAAATCACCGAAGATGGGTGCTTTGAGAGCAATCATATCAATTTGATAACGTCCAGCCGGAGTACGATAATATTGACGAAAAGCAAAAACAACACCGATGAGAATAAAAATAGGTACAACCACCGCTGGACTACGCAAGAAATTACTTAAATTAACCATAGCCTGAGTTAAAGCAGGTAACTGCGCCCCCAACTGGTCAAAAATACCAGCAAAAACGGGAATCAAGAAAATAGTCATCCCCAAAAAAGCCAACACAGCGAATAAACCAACCGTTACAGGGTAAGCCATAGCAGATTTGACTTGGTTTTGTAACCGTGCCACATCTTCCAATAACTTGGCAAGACGATTCATAACCTCGTCCAAAACCCCCCCAATTTCTCCAGCTTCTACCATGGAAACATAAAGCTGATCAAAACAATCAGGATGTTTTTTCATTGCCTCTGATAAATTTGTACCCTGTTGTACATCAGCGTTGATAGCTAAAAGCGCCCTTTTAAACTTAGGATTGGTGGCTTGTTCACCCAAAACCCCCAAAGCCCTCACAATAGCCACCCCAGCATTAACCAACACCGCCAACTGACGAGAAAAAATAGCCTTATCCTTAATACTAACAGGACTCATTGCCGCTTCTATGGCGGATAAATCAAATTCTATACCAGCTTTTTTAATTTTACCGATAGCGGAGAAACGCTTACTGAGAATACGGCGCGCCTCATCGGGATTTTCAGCCGTAATCCTTTCCTCTAAAATATTGCCTGATTTGTCTTTTACTTGAGCGATAAAAGTAGCCATGATCTCATACCATAAAAAATAACCATTATCTTTTATGATGCCATTTATTTAGTAATTCAGATATAACTTATTGTTAATTATGGCTTGATCCTTTATTCATGAGGGTGACGTTGGTGAAATAAGCTATGAACAATATGTAACCAGTACATCTTTCCAAGCTAAAAATTCATTTTTCAACTCATTTGAATAACCATGAGCTGATTAATAGAAATAGTTTTGTTTTATTTGTCGATTTATTCCATTTTTACGAATATGATGTGATTTGCATTTAGGGGATTACATGATATCAGACCATATAATAGATACTTATCTTCAACATATTTCAATTCATAACCACATTCACCAACACGTCAATTAAGCACCGAACACATTAGGCTATAATTTACCTGATACGGTTTGAACTATTCAAGAACATTAGCCAACCAAAATACTATGGTCATAACTGGGAGATTTACTGTCCACTGATTTAATTTGGTATTTAACCAAGTTGGCTAATTCTTCTAGTTGACTAATGGCTTCAGCGCCCTCCAACTTCATCAATTCTCTGTCATCTTGCATCTCAGTCCAAGTAATGCCGTAATCGGAAACCAAGAAACGAATTAAATGATTATCTCCTAAACTAACCATAAATGAAGCGCTAGTTAATTCTGTGCCACAGGTATAACAAGAGGCAATATAACCTCTTTTTTCTAACACAATGGCTAAGGCTTGGAGATTCATCACCAAATCCTTAACAAACTCTCTATACTCCTGTGCAAGTCTAATAAACATTTTTGCCTCCTCGTCTTAGGGTTGCGTTACATTCTTAATATTTTTTAAAGATTTTCCATGATTATTATATGGTATCTTGGGTCAAAAATGCAAAGTTGACTATTTTTGTCATAACTATAAGCATAGCTCAATTCAAAAATAATGACTACTTTTCTTTATTTTCGTTCTTTAAATAGTCATGAATCAACCTCATAGATGGCGTTTCATCCCTTTCATAGAAGCATCTGGAACGATGCAAATGGCTATAGATAAATGGCTTTTATCTCAGCATCAACATCATAATCATCCCTCAGTTTTACGTTTTTATGAGTGGCATCCAGTGGCAATTTCCCTCGGAGTTAGTCAAAAAAAATCATATCCTTCCCACTGGCATAACTTACAATGGCAAGGAAAACCTATAAATATAGTCCAGCGCCCGACCGGTGGCAGGGGCGTTTTACACCAAGGAGATTTAACCTATAGTGTGATTTCTTCTCAGTTTCAGGGCAATTTAGATGAAGTTTATCGGCAGATTTCTCAGTTTTTAATAGTTGGTTGGGGAAATTTGGGGTTAGATTTACATTTCGGCGCCCCTCACCGTCAATATCTCAAATCGGCTAACTGCTTCGCCCTTTCTACTAATGCTGATTTAGTGGATAGTCAAGGAAATAAGTTTATTGGTAGCGCCCAGCTTAAACAGGGCAAATTTGTCCTGCAACACGGTTCAATGGTGTTAGAGCCAGACTTAGGACTATATCAGCAGGTTTTTGGGGAGGGTTTCACCCCTTACAAAAGAGCTAATTTACCTTCTCGTGAGGAGATTATGGCTAGTTTGGAGGGCGCTGCCATGGATTGTTTTAACTGTGAGTTTTTTGATCAACCTCTCACGGATGAAGAAATGACGATGATTGAGAGTTTATAACCACAGCAATGAAAAGGCGGTGCGAGCTTAATTAGGAGAATTTGTAATTAAGAGCGTTAATCACTCATAATCCTGCCTTTTGCCATCTTTCTATTAACCATACCAAGCCACACCTTTCGGGGATGCCATTAATCCATTACCGTCTTCTTCCCAATAAAAGTCAAGTAGATAGTATAGTTTGATAATTTCAGAAGACTCAATTTCTTTATCTTGTACTTTAGTGAGAAAAGACTCCATAAACTCAACAATAACAGCCAATTCTTCCTTTGGGAAAGAGTCTTCTAACTCAGTCATAGTCTTTTTAGCATCTGAAATAATGTCATTTTTCTCTTGTGGTAAAGGTGTTGAACGTCGCAGAGGGTCTTTTTCTACCGCCGCAAACCCCTGAGAAACAGCTTCATGAATTTGTTTTTTATATTTGACTAAAGCTCTTGTTTTTTGTTTTTTAATACCTTCACGAGAAGAAGCGTAAAGACTGGGTAAACGATTTAATGCAAAGGTAGCAACTTCTATTCTGTTAATTAATTCTGGTTGCCGAATAGCTTTATTCTGTTTAAGTTGGAAATCAACTTCTTCATCAACAAGAAGTTCCATAACATTTTTATAAATTTGTTTTTCTGCACTCATGACTATTTGTTCGAGATAGATCTGTTTTAGTAGCGATTGTTCCTATAACTAGGACGTTAATATTATAGGTCAAAGTCCTATGGTGATCTATTTTTTCTTACAGCAGTTTTCATTTCCTTAAACCACACTTTGGATTATTACAAATACTATCTTTGCGTCTTTGCGCCTTTGCGAGACACAAAAAACGTGGTTTATTCATTTGAAATGCGCTGTAAACTATTATTAATCTTAATTTAAGATATAGCAATACTAAATGAGTTATGAGAATTATCTTATGGTAAAAGGCAACAGGCAAAAGGCAACGAGGATGGTATCTTCGATGTTTTTTTCTAAGTCATTGATTTTTCACGAATGATTTAGGACTGCTATATTTTGCATCAATAATTTTTGATTGGGGTAGAGAAAAAAAGGCTATTTTTGGCACTTTTTAAGATTTTATTGCGATTAAAACCTTTGTTTTAAAAGGGTTTTGATTTATTGAGCAGACCCTAATTACGATAACCATTGACAATATAAGAAACTCTCTGAGCAATATTGGTAGAATGATCAGCCATTCTTTCTAAATAACGAATCACAAGAATTAATAATATAATGGGTTCCACTACCCCAATAATATTTTTTTGATAAGCTAGAACTTGATAAAGATGATCATAAGCATCATCAACAGTGTCATCTAAAAATTTAATTTTTTCTCCAGCGCCCGCATCCAATTCCGTCAACGCAACGATACTTTTCCCTAACATTAATTGAGCTTGTTGTGACATTATGGCAATATCTTTCATGGTGGGATGAACAGGATAAGTAATCAATTTACGAGAAATTTCCGCTAAGTCTTGAGCATAATCGCCAATTCTTTCCAAATCTCGCACTAACTGCATAAAAGCGCTAATCATGCGTAAATTTTGAGGGGAGGGATTTTGCTGAGAAAGAATATTGGCACAATCTAATTCAATTTGACGATAGTAACGATCAATTTCTTTATCTTGAGTGATGATTTTATTTACAGCGTCCACATCTTGCTCAAACAAAGCCCTATGACTATAACGAAATGACTCTTCAACCAAAGCCCCCATCCTTAATACATCCTGAGCAACCTCTCTGGTGCGTTTTTGTAGTATCAGGTTATCACCGATTTTTATTTGATCTGAAAGTGCGATCTGATGTAACAATGTCACTTAATTTATCTCCGTTTATTCGACCCCTTCTATTACCATTATTGATCGTAGAAGTTAAGTTTACATTAAATTAATATTATTGTCAATGTCACTCATGGTAGTTGTCGCCCAATGGACTTGAACCAGATTCGAGCTAGAAGCCCGAAGTAGGGTATGGTGGGGAAAAGCTATTAATTTGCTATCTCTGATAAATTGATCCATTTTTCTGTAGCTTTTTCAATTTGTTCATTAATTAAAGCTAATTCATGAGTTAGTTTTTCCACTTCTTCATATTTACTATTTTGAAATAAAAGACTTTCAATTTTTGCTTTTTTCTTTTCTAACTCAGGAATTATTTTACTTTCTAATTTATCCAGTTCTCTTTGTTGAAAATTAGATATTTTCGGTTTAGTTTCTTTTGCTTTTGGTTCTTTTTTTTTACTTTGAGAATTTTTATTAACTTTTTCTTTTGTTTGCTTTAATTCTTGTAATGCTTCTTTTTCAAGTGCTTCCTGTCTATATTTATACTCTAAATAAACAGAATAATTACCCGGATATTGTTTTAAACTACCATCAGTTTGAAAAGCAAAAATAGTATCCACAGTACGATCTAAAAAATAGCGATCATGGGATACAACTAACACACATCCTTTAAAAGATTCGATATATTCTTCTAATACCGCTAAAGTTTGTACATCGAGATCATTTGTTGGTTCATCAAGAATTAATACGTTAGGATTACTGATCAACATTCTCAATAAAAATAACCGTCTTTTTTCTCCCCCTGATAACTTTTCAATGGGTGCATACTGTTGATTCGGAGTGAATAAGAATCTCTCTAAAAGTTGAGACGCGCTGATTTGACTACCATCGGAAGTTTCAATGTAGGTAGCCACTTCTTTAATATACTCAATGGCTCGTAATTCCTGCTCTTTAGCGGTGATTAACTCCTCAGAATGTTGATCAAAGTAACCAATTTTAATAGTAGCGCCCGTCTCCACTTTACCTTGATCTGGGTCAATTTTACCCATAATCAAATTCATCAGAGTGGATTTACCTACCCCATTACCGCCAATAATACCCACCCGATCATCGGGGGCAAATTCATAGGTAAAATCTTTAATTAAAGTCCTCTCCCCATAACTTTTCGAGATATTATGCAACTCAATAACTTTTTTGCCGATACGCCGACTAGGAGTATCAATTTCTACCTTCCCTTGAGTTTGGCGAAATTCTTTATTTTTCATGTCACCAATGCGATCAATCCTTGCCTTTTGCTTCGTGCTACGGGCTTTAGGTCCTCGTTTTAGCCACTCCAACTCCCTTCTTAGTACCCCTTGATGTTTACGGGCGCTACTTGCCTCAGATTCCTCAGCAAGGGCTTTTTTCTCTAAGTAATAAGTGTAATTACCAGCATAGCTATAAACTTCCCCTCGATCTACTTCAAGGATACGGGTGGTAACTTGATCGAGAAAATAACGATCGTGAGTGATGAGAAAAATGGCTTTAGGAAAGGTTTTGAGGTATTGTTGCAACCATTCCACTGACTCCGCATCAAGATGGTTAGTAGGTTCATCCATCAATAATAGATCAGGTTCAGCCATTAAAACTGAAGCGAGGGCAACCCGTTTGCGATAACCCCCTGATAAACCGCCCATTTTTGCATCAAAATCTTGAATACCTAATTTGTCAAGGATGATTTTAGCATTGGTTTCCAAATCCCAAGCGCCCTCCGCCTCAATCTTTTCCGTCAAAT
The window above is part of the Cyanobacterium sp. T60_A2020_053 genome. Proteins encoded here:
- a CDS encoding type II secretion system F family protein, whose protein sequence is MATFIAQVKDKSGNILEERITAENPDEARRILSKRFSAIGKIKKAGIEFDLSAIEAAMSPVSIKDKAIFSRQLAVLVNAGVAIVRALGVLGEQATNPKFKRALLAINADVQQGTNLSEAMKKHPDCFDQLYVSMVEAGEIGGVLDEVMNRLAKLLEDVARLQNQVKSAMAYPVTVGLFAVLAFLGMTIFLIPVFAGIFDQLGAQLPALTQAMVNLSNFLRSPAVVVPIFILIGVVFAFRQYYRTPAGRYQIDMIALKAPIFGDLNQKSAVARFCRVFGTLTRSGVPILQCLEIVEETIGNKVIAGAVGAAKRSVLEGGMLSLAIEEKKVFPPMAIQMMSIGEETGELDAMMMKVADFYEDEVEQAIKALTSVIEPLMMVGIAGMVGTILLSMYLPMFSIFDQLG
- a CDS encoding ABC-F family ATP-binding cassette domain-containing protein, producing MTVLTVQSLQKDFGIKEIIKDASFSIDDQDKVGLIGVNGAGKSTLLKMLAGIEPYDGGEMQTKSGGRIIYLPQQPDINPDHTVLEQVFAYAGEQMQWIKDYEDLSHHLATADENEQNRLMAQLADLTEKIEAEGAWDLETNAKIILDKLGIQDFDAKMGGLSGGYRKRVALASVLMAEPDLLLMDEPTNHLDAESVEWLQQYLKTFPKAIFLITHDRYFLDQVTTRILEVDRGEVYSYAGNYTYYLEKKALAEESEASSARKHQGVLRRELEWLKRGPKARSTKQKARIDRIGDMKNKEFRQTQGKVEIDTPSRRIGKKVIELHNISKSYGERTLIKDFTYEFAPDDRVGIIGGNGVGKSTLMNLIMGKIDPDQGKVETGATIKIGYFDQHSEELITAKEQELRAIEYIKEVATYIETSDGSQISASQLLERFLFTPNQQYAPIEKLSGGEKRRLFLLRMLISNPNVLILDEPTNDLDVQTLAVLEEYIESFKGCVLVVSHDRYFLDRTVDTIFAFQTDGSLKQYPGNYSVYLEYKYRQEALEKEALQELKQTKEKVNKNSQSKKKEPKAKETKPKISNFQQRELDKLESKIIPELEKKKAKIESLLFQNSKYEEVEKLTHELALINEQIEKATEKWINLSEIAN
- a CDS encoding DUF1815 family protein, coding for MFIRLAQEYREFVKDLVMNLQALAIVLEKRGYIASCYTCGTELTSASFMVSLGDNHLIRFLVSDYGITWTEMQDDRELMKLEGAEAISQLEELANLVKYQIKSVDSKSPSYDHSILVG
- a CDS encoding late competence development ComFB family protein, translated to MSAEKQIYKNVMELLVDEEVDFQLKQNKAIRQPELINRIEVATFALNRLPSLYASSREGIKKQKTRALVKYKKQIHEAVSQGFAAVEKDPLRRSTPLPQEKNDIISDAKKTMTELEDSFPKEELAVIVEFMESFLTKVQDKEIESSEIIKLYYLLDFYWEEDGNGLMASPKGVAWYG
- a CDS encoding lipoate--protein ligase family protein encodes the protein MNQPHRWRFIPFIEASGTMQMAIDKWLLSQHQHHNHPSVLRFYEWHPVAISLGVSQKKSYPSHWHNLQWQGKPINIVQRPTGGRGVLHQGDLTYSVISSQFQGNLDEVYRQISQFLIVGWGNLGLDLHFGAPHRQYLKSANCFALSTNADLVDSQGNKFIGSAQLKQGKFVLQHGSMVLEPDLGLYQQVFGEGFTPYKRANLPSREEIMASLEGAAMDCFNCEFFDQPLTDEEMTMIESL
- the phoU gene encoding phosphate signaling complex protein PhoU, whose translation is MALSDQIKIGDNLILQKRTREVAQDVLRMGALVEESFRYSHRALFEQDVDAVNKIITQDKEIDRYYRQIELDCANILSQQNPSPQNLRMISAFMQLVRDLERIGDYAQDLAEISRKLITYPVHPTMKDIAIMSQQAQLMLGKSIVALTELDAGAGEKIKFLDDTVDDAYDHLYQVLAYQKNIIGVVEPIILLILVIRYLERMADHSTNIAQRVSYIVNGYRN
- a CDS encoding DUF3531 family protein, which codes for MEVVFREFNPFDVWIWIEFEDVPSQMEKQYVEELFNSWFYLGKLGGFNGENLQVQETGVEVSYMNYDEGRWDQSIMALMHNMGEFEFQQRTGRCWFDLGTSDLIALDVLINTLKQLSKDYLNLRQLTIGGQNEDWPVQVNAEDKFLEE
- a CDS encoding carbonic anhydrase; this translates as MKKLIEGLHRFHAGYFESHRDLFEKLSQGQHPRILFITCSDSRIDPNLITQANVGDLFVIRNAGNIIPPYGATNGGEGASLEYAITALGIEHVIVCGHSHCGAMKGLLKMSKLEDQMPLVYEWLKQAEATRRLIRDNYADTPDEELLPITIAENVLTQLENLATYPVVRSKLYQGKLALHAWIYNIESGDVFAYDPESHDFVDLETRNAPPEFVYDLKPVNYHNMNQKRSVRSTLASPSSNHNTSDSTVNYPRSNRISDLQAERIYRGSF
- a CDS encoding pentapeptide repeat-containing protein; translation: MKKFFQGLSIFVLLLSLTIFPATAEGASSSAVTSTFESQSMKGEDFTNQNLQLAEFTKVNLEGADFSNSDLRGAVFNGVNAENAIFSGANLSDGLIYVTSFDRADLSNAIFRDAIMMRSTFKDATVTGADFTFAVLDKQQVNNLCENASGINPITQVSTRQSLGCP